AAATATCTGAAGTGTATAGACAACTTGAAAATACTGAAGAGGCCATGTTTATACGCACCAAAGGAGATTTAGATGAAGCAATTAGCAAAAATAAAATAGGCTTAGTACTATCAATGGAGGGGATGGAGCCTATAAGCAATGAATTGGGATTGATTGATGTTTTTTATGAATTAGGGCTTAGAAGTGCTATGCTTACATGGAATTGGAGAAATTATTTTGCAGCAGGTGTTTCTGAAGGTGGTGGATTAAGCCGATTAGGTAAAGATGCTATATTGAAAATGGAGAAACTAGGTATAATAGTTGATGTTTCACATCTAAATGAAGAAGGTTTTTGGGATATAATTGATTTAGTTAAAAATCCTATTATTGCTTCTCATTCAAATGCTAAAGCTGTATATAATCATGAGAGAAATTTGACAGATGAACAGATAAAAGCTATTGCTAAAACTGGTGGCGTCATAGGACTCAATGGATATTTTACAGAGGATAAAGAAAAAGAATCTATAGAAAGTTTCATGAAACATTTAGAATATATTTTAAAATTGGCAGGAGAAGACCATGTAGGATTGGGATTTGATTTTAATGAGTATTTAGGCTCCAAAGGGACAAAAGATTTGGAGGACTGTACTAAAATTCCAATAGTTACAAAAGAGCTTTTAAATAGAGGTTACAGTGAATCTACTATAAGAAAGATATTAGGAGAAAATTTTGTGAGAGTGCTTAAAAATATTTTGCCATCATAATCAAATTATAGAATATATAATATATTAGATAAATGAATATATTTAATAGTCAAATAAGGGGGATGAAATTGAGAAAAAAAATTTCCATGCTTTTAATATTTATTTTACTGTTTTCTACTATTTCTGTGAAAGCGGAAGACAATGGGGAGAAAGATGAAACGGTTATATCCATGGCAGGAGATGTTTTATTTGATGGAGTAATTAGAAAGTATTACAATCAATATGGGATAGGATATCCTTGGGGAAAAGTAAAAACTTATTTCACAAAGGATGACTTGACAATAGTAAATTTAGAGACCAGCATTACCAATGGAGGGAAAAAATGGCCAAACAAGCAGTACAATTTTAGATCTAGTCCCATGACACCAAAGGCGATGAAAGAATCAGGTATAGATGTGGTGACTCTTGCAAACAATCATGTGCTAGATTATGGATATGATGGATTTATGGATACGCTAAATAATTTAGATAAATACGAAATCAAGTATACAGGAGCTGGAAGAAATAAAAAGGAAGCAGTGAAGGGAATTGTAGCTGAGGAGAATGGAGTTAAAATTGGCATTGTAGCTTATTCAAGAGTTATACCGGATTCAAAGTGGTATGCAAACGATAAAAGACCTGGAGTTCTCAGCGGATATGATCCTTATGTAGATGAAATGTGTAAAAAGATTCAAGAGATGAAGAAAAACATAGATATAGTAGTTTTCTCTATTCACTGGGGAGTTGAAAGAAGTACTGCTCCAAGGGCACAAGAGATAAAGCTTGCTAAAAAAGCAATAGATAATGGTGCAGATGTTGTCATGGGTCATCATCCTCATGTTCTGCAAGGGATACAGGTTTATAAGGGAAAACCTATTTTTTATAGCTTAGGAAATTTTGTTTTCAATTCAACAAGTGAATTAAGCAAGAAGACTATGATTGGGCAAGTAGTCATAAAGAATAAGAAAATAGAAAGAGTAAATATCATACCATGTAAAATAGTTAATTCAAGACCTATACCTTTAGAGGGCAAAGATAAAGTAGAAGCCATATCCTATATAAATGGTCTATCTAAAGGGTTTAATACCAAGATAGAAAAAGAAGGATTTATAGATATAAAGTAGAATTTATAATATTTATTAAGCTATTATGGGTATATAAAAAGAAAATAAATGGGGGTGCTTTTATGTACGGTGTAATTCTTGAAGGTGGAGGAGCCAAAGGAGCATATCATATAGGAGCATATAAAGCTATAATGGATATGGGAATTGAAATTGGCGGAATAGCAGGCACTTCTGTTGGAGCGTTGAATGGTGCCATGTTGGTTCAAGGCGAATATGAGAAAGCCTATGAACTTTGGTACAATATGACTTATTCACGAGTCATAGAAGCCAATGATGAGAAAATAGAAAAAATAAAAAATGGGAAGATGAGTAGAAGTGATATAAAAAACTTAGCAGGGGCAATTAAAGGAGTTATAAATGATGGAGGATTAGATATAACTCCTTTGAGAAATTTGTTAGAAGAAGTAATAGATGAAGAAAAAATTAGAAATTCAGGAAAGGATTTTGGCATAGTCACAGTATCCCTTTCAGATTTAAAACCTGTGGAAATATATATTGAAGATATCCCTAAAGGAATGCTTGTAGATTATTTAATTGCTAGTGCATATTTTCCTGTATTTAAAAAAGAAAAAATAGATGGGAAAAAGTATATAGATGGAGGAGTTTACAACAATCTTCCTATAAATTTGCTTTCGGATAAAGGATATAAAGATTTAATTGCTATAAGGACTCATGGGGTAGGGAGAGCTAAAAAATTTGACACTAAAGATTTAAATATTATATATATTTCGCCCAATGAGGATTTAGGGAAAACCTTAGATTTTGACAGTGAAACAGCTAGAAGGGATTTGCAACTTGGATATTATGATGGAATAAAGGCTTTGAGAAAACTTAAGGGCTATAAATACTATATTGAACCTAAAAGAGATGAAGAATATTTTTTAAATACTCTATTAAATTTAGGTGAAGACAAAATTTTAGAGATAGGACAAGTTCTTGGTATAGAAAATGTACCTTATAGAAGGGCTTTGTTTGAGTTTATAATGCCAAAGATAAGTGAAATTTTAGGAACAGATAAAGAAAATGATTATGAAGATATTGTCATAAGATTCCTCGAAATATTGGCAGAAAAATATGATATAGAAAAATTCAAGATATATTCTTATGATGAATTTTTAGATATTGTCAAGAAACAATATAAAGAAAGAGAAATAAAAGAAGACAATGGAGGAATATTAGCTAAAGTTGTAAAAAAAGTAGATTTTCTTTCTGCATTGAACAAAGATGAAACAACTTTAAACATTGCGGATATCATATTTTAAAGCATGGGGACGAATCTATTTGACATAAAATAAATAAGAATGATATTATTAAATTGAAAATAGAATAGTGGTTTAGGTGCCCTATGGGTTAAAAGGGAAAGTGGTGAAATTCCACTACAGCCCCCGCTACTGTAAATGGTGACGAATTCCATATCCACTGGCTTTGCTGGGAAGGAGGAAAGAGGATTTAGCCATGAGTCAGGAAACCTGCCTGAACTAAAAGCATTCTTTCGGAGGGAAAGGTAGTGTTTGTTTTTGGTTTATAGGCAAGAGAACTTCGAGAAGGTTCTCTTTTTTTTGGAGGTGAGAAAGTGACAAGTATTATGGTACAAGGTACTACTTCTTCTGCAGGAAAGAGTATGCTTTGCACAGCATTGTGTAGAATATTTGTAGAAGATGGATTTACTGTATTTCCATTTAAATCTCAAAACATGTCATCTAAGTCTTATATCCTTGAAGATGACCGTGAAATAAGTACAGCACAAGCACTTCAAGCTGCTGCTGCTAGACTTAAGCCAGATTCAAGAATGAATCCCATTCTTTTGAAGCCTACTGGAGATAGAACTAGTCAAGTTTTTATAGATGGCGAAAATAAATATACTATGGATGCGGTAGAATATTTTAAATTTAAAAGTAGTTTAAAACCTATGATATTAAAGACGTTTAAAGAAATTGAGAGCACTTATGATGTAGTAGTCATAGAAGGGGCAGGGAGTCCAGCAGAAATAAATTTAAAGGAAAATGATATTGTAAATATGGGTATGGCTGAAATGGCAGATTCTCCAGTATTGTTGATAGCTGATATAGATAGAGGAGGTGTATTTGCATCTCTCTATGGAACAGTAATGCTTTTAGAGGAAGAAGAAAGGAAGAGAATAAAAGGACTTGTCATAAATAAGTTTAGAGGAGATATATCTCTTTTACAATCAGGCATAGACATGATAGAAAAACTAATTCATATTCCTGTAGTTGGAACTATTCCCTATGTTCATTTGGAACTTGAAGATGAAGATAGTCTTTTAGATTATGAAAAGAATTGCAATAGCAAAGAACAAAGGGAATGGGAAAGAGAAGAAGAGATATCTAAACTTGCAAAGGTAGTTAGAGAAAATATGAATATGGAGTATATTTACTCTGTTTTAAAGAAATAGGTGAATTATGTGATGGATATTATATTGGCAGTTCTTTTAGATTTGCTTATAGGAGATCCTTACAGTTTTCCTCATCCAGTGAAGTATATGGGAAAGCTTATTTCAGCGGAAGACAATTTGCAAAGAAAGATTTTCAAAACTAAAAGAGGACTTAAAATAGGAGGATTCATAATAGTTTTTTTGAATATTTGCATAGCCTATTTTGTTCCGTTTTTACTACTTAAAAGTATAAAAAAATATGAGCTTATATATCATATAGTTAATGTATATCTTATATATACTTGTATTGCCGCTAGATGTCTTCACAAAGAAGCAATGAAAGTATATAAAGCATTTGACGATGGAATAGAAGAGGCTAGATTGAAACTTTCGTATATAGTGGGAAGAGATACAGAAAACTTGACTGAATCTGAAATAATCAAGGCAGATATAGAAACGGTAGCAGAAAATACTTCTGATGGAGTCATTGCACCTATATTTTATATTTTACTTTTTGGAGCACCTGGTGGAATGATGTATAAAATGATAAATACTATGGATTCTATGCTTGGATATATGAACGAAAAATATATAGATTTGGGCTATTTTCCAGCGAGAGTAGATGATGTATTTAATTTTATCCCAGCAAGGATTTCAGGAATTTTGATGTGCGTATCTTCTATGTTTAAATATGATGTAAAAAATGGATTTAAAATAATGCTTAGAGATAGAAAAAATCATAAAAGTCCCAATTCAGCTTATCCTGAAGGAGCTGTGGCAGGACTTTTAAATATACAGCTTGGCGGAAGCAGCTATTATTTTGGGAAGATAGTAGAAAAACCTACTATTGGAGATGACAATAGGTCATTAGAAAAAGATGATATAAAAAGAACTGTTGAAATAATGTATAGAGCTGAAATGATTTTGATTTTTATTTATATTTGTATTGTTCTTTTAGAAAAGTAGGTGAGTTTATGGAACATGGTGGAGATTTAATTTCTTATAGTGATTTTTATGATGGAGAACTTATAGATTTTTCTAGCAATATAAATCCATTAGGGCCTCCTGGTGGATTGTATGAAATCCTTTCAAATTCCCTTCATACTTTGACAAGATATCCAGATATAAAATATAGACATCTTAAAAAGTGTATTGCTGATTATTTAAAATGTA
Above is a genomic segment from Sporanaerobacter acetigenes DSM 13106 containing:
- a CDS encoding dipeptidase; translation: MMNYMDLHKNSYVVDAHSDIPLHMLMEKGRKGSGDILISKHLPLLKQGGVNLVFVNTFENLHPEGSLKEALIEISEVYRQLENTEEAMFIRTKGDLDEAISKNKIGLVLSMEGMEPISNELGLIDVFYELGLRSAMLTWNWRNYFAAGVSEGGGLSRLGKDAILKMEKLGIIVDVSHLNEEGFWDIIDLVKNPIIASHSNAKAVYNHERNLTDEQIKAIAKTGGVIGLNGYFTEDKEKESIESFMKHLEYILKLAGEDHVGLGFDFNEYLGSKGTKDLEDCTKIPIVTKELLNRGYSESTIRKILGENFVRVLKNILPS
- a CDS encoding CapA family protein, which gives rise to MRKKISMLLIFILLFSTISVKAEDNGEKDETVISMAGDVLFDGVIRKYYNQYGIGYPWGKVKTYFTKDDLTIVNLETSITNGGKKWPNKQYNFRSSPMTPKAMKESGIDVVTLANNHVLDYGYDGFMDTLNNLDKYEIKYTGAGRNKKEAVKGIVAEENGVKIGIVAYSRVIPDSKWYANDKRPGVLSGYDPYVDEMCKKIQEMKKNIDIVVFSIHWGVERSTAPRAQEIKLAKKAIDNGADVVMGHHPHVLQGIQVYKGKPIFYSLGNFVFNSTSELSKKTMIGQVVIKNKKIERVNIIPCKIVNSRPIPLEGKDKVEAISYINGLSKGFNTKIEKEGFIDIK
- a CDS encoding patatin-like phospholipase family protein, producing the protein MYGVILEGGGAKGAYHIGAYKAIMDMGIEIGGIAGTSVGALNGAMLVQGEYEKAYELWYNMTYSRVIEANDEKIEKIKNGKMSRSDIKNLAGAIKGVINDGGLDITPLRNLLEEVIDEEKIRNSGKDFGIVTVSLSDLKPVEIYIEDIPKGMLVDYLIASAYFPVFKKEKIDGKKYIDGGVYNNLPINLLSDKGYKDLIAIRTHGVGRAKKFDTKDLNIIYISPNEDLGKTLDFDSETARRDLQLGYYDGIKALRKLKGYKYYIEPKRDEEYFLNTLLNLGEDKILEIGQVLGIENVPYRRALFEFIMPKISEILGTDKENDYEDIVIRFLEILAEKYDIEKFKIYSYDEFLDIVKKQYKEREIKEDNGGILAKVVKKVDFLSALNKDETTLNIADIIF
- a CDS encoding cobyric acid synthase; translation: MTSIMVQGTTSSAGKSMLCTALCRIFVEDGFTVFPFKSQNMSSKSYILEDDREISTAQALQAAAARLKPDSRMNPILLKPTGDRTSQVFIDGENKYTMDAVEYFKFKSSLKPMILKTFKEIESTYDVVVIEGAGSPAEINLKENDIVNMGMAEMADSPVLLIADIDRGGVFASLYGTVMLLEEEERKRIKGLVINKFRGDISLLQSGIDMIEKLIHIPVVGTIPYVHLELEDEDSLLDYEKNCNSKEQREWEREEEISKLAKVVRENMNMEYIYSVLKK
- the cbiB gene encoding adenosylcobinamide-phosphate synthase CbiB gives rise to the protein MDIILAVLLDLLIGDPYSFPHPVKYMGKLISAEDNLQRKIFKTKRGLKIGGFIIVFLNICIAYFVPFLLLKSIKKYELIYHIVNVYLIYTCIAARCLHKEAMKVYKAFDDGIEEARLKLSYIVGRDTENLTESEIIKADIETVAENTSDGVIAPIFYILLFGAPGGMMYKMINTMDSMLGYMNEKYIDLGYFPARVDDVFNFIPARISGILMCVSSMFKYDVKNGFKIMLRDRKNHKSPNSAYPEGAVAGLLNIQLGGSSYYFGKIVEKPTIGDDNRSLEKDDIKRTVEIMYRAEMILIFIYICIVLLEK